One Engystomops pustulosus chromosome 11, aEngPut4.maternal, whole genome shotgun sequence DNA window includes the following coding sequences:
- the LOC140106626 gene encoding glutathione S-transferase omega-1-like, with protein sequence MTGSQRSLAKGSPAPGPVPEDVIRVYSMRFCPYAQRALLVLVAKGIKHEVVNINLKSKPEWFFEKSPFGLVPSLETSDGKIIYESPIVCDYLDEAYPGKKLSPTDPYKKAQEKILLEHFSQIHSALYKVLFAKRANEDTTELKAQFFEKFKKLEEALTKKNTPYFGGESLSMIDYMIWPWFERLHLFDVEEYLEKTPRVSAWRSLMLQDPAVKETFKDPEVLRNFLKLYTQDSLDAVDYGLD encoded by the exons ATGACCGGATCACAGAGAAGCTTGGCCAAGG GCAGCCCCGCCCCAGGACCGGTACCAGAAGATGTTATTCGTGTTTATAGCATGAGATTCTGCCCCTATGCTCAAAGAGCTCTTCTTGTCTTGGTTGCCAAAGGAATCAA ACATGAAGTTGTCAACATTAACCTAAAGAGTAAGCCGGAGTGGTTTTTCGAGAAAAGTCCTTTTGGGTTGGTGCCATCTCTGGAAACCTCTGATGGTAAAATTATCTATGAATCTCCAATTGTTTGCGATTACCTGGATGAAGCCTATCCTGGGAAAAAGCTTAGCCCCACTGACCCCTATAAGAAAGCACAAGAGAAGATCCTTCTGGAACATTTCTCTCAG ATTCACTCTGCATTGTACAAAGTTTTGTTTGCCAAAAGGGCTAATGAGGATACAACTGAATTAAAGGCACAGTTTTTTGAGAAATTTAAAAAACTTGAAGAG GCACTGACCAAGAAGAACACCCCTTACTTTGGTGGAGAATCTTTGTCTATGATTGACTACATGATCTGGCCTTGGTTTGAACGGCTCCATTTATTTGATGTTGAAGA GTATTTGGAGAAGACGCCCCGTGTCAGTGCCTGGCGCAGTCTGATGCTGCAGGACCCAGCGGTTAAAGAGACCTTCAAAGATCCCGAGGTTCTCAGAAACTTTCTGAAACTGTATACACAAGACAGTCTGGATGCGGTGGATTACGGCCTTGACTAA